A region from the Acomys russatus chromosome 20, mAcoRus1.1, whole genome shotgun sequence genome encodes:
- the Ecscr gene encoding endothelial cell-specific chemotaxis regulator, producing the protein MGTNGAMRLGSAILGLLLLQGYSSQPTTTQISQEILRKTSQGSLVPSQPVTPRSSTMGNHSLSLPAQMSFQAQKHMLGPGTGPGAPESSSGSGGSGSSSSRGGDSLNATPSPVTTSLLTRDAVTILPSPASESVLTVAAFGVISFIVILVVVVSVLVAVVSLRFKCRKNKDSEDPQKPGSSGLSESCSTANGEKDSITLISMKNINMNNSKGCPSMEKIL; encoded by the exons GCTACAGCTCTCAGCCTACGACGACTCAGATCTCTCAGG AAATTCTACGGAAGACTTCTCAAGGCTCCCTTGTACCCAGTCAGCCTGTGACGCCGAGGTCAAGCACCATGGGTAATCACTCCCTTTCTTTGCCTGCACAGATGTCCTTCCAGGCACAGAAGCACATGCTGGGACCTG GTACAGGCCCAGGGGCCCCAGAaagcagcagtggcagcggcggcagtggcagcagcagcagcaggggag GAGACTCTCTGAATGCTACTCCTAGTCCAGTAACCACCAGCCTGCTGACAAGGGATGCTGTGACCATCCTGCCTAGCCCTGCATCAGAGTCAGTGCTAACCGTGGCTGCCTTTG GTGTTATCAGCTTCATTGTCATCCTAGTGGTTGTAGTGAGCGTCCTAGTCGCTGTGGTCAGTCTGAGGTTTAAGTGTCGGAAGAACAAGGATTCTGAAG ATCCGCAGAAACCAGGGAGCTCAGGGCTATCTGAAAG CTGTTCCACAGCTAATGGAGAGAAAGACAGCATCACACTCATCTCCATGAAGAACATCAACATGAATAATAGCAAAGGCTGCCCCTCAATGGAAAAG ATTCTTTAA